One genomic window of Coffea eugenioides isolate CCC68of chromosome 1, Ceug_1.0, whole genome shotgun sequence includes the following:
- the LOC113779317 gene encoding phosphoinositide phospholipase C 4-like, whose protein sequence is MGSSSYRVCVCFTRKFKVAEVQPPSDVKEAFKEYAEGGTHMNAEQLRRFLVEVQGETEATLAHAEAALQQILQKRHHITKFTRHALTSDDFFHFLFSVDLNPPIRYKVHHDMTAPLSHYFIFTGHNSYLTGNQLTSDCSDVPIIKALEKGVRVIELDIWPNSSKDDVHVLHGRTVTTPVELIRCLKSIKEHAFSASPYPVVITLEDHLPANLQAKVAQMLTETFGEILFCPESESLKEFPSPEDLKYRVIISTKPPKEYLEAKRLADKQNSQKERDSDDDGWGKEPSSTEAAADEEDDDKIDNGGSDRNQDDEDDDDSDDKPHQAPVYKSLIAIHAGKPKGGLVEALRVEPDKVRRLSLSEQALEKAAESHGMDVVRFTQKNILRVYPKGMRVTSSNYKPLLSWMHGAQMVAFNMQGYGRSLWLMQGMFKANGGCGYVKKPDFLMKIGPNGQVFYPKEKQPVKTTLKVKVYMGDGWHLDFKQTHFDMYSPPDFYTRVGIAGVPADVVMKKTKKKEDNWTPIWEEEFTFPLTVPELALLRIEVHEYDMSEKDDFAGQTCLPVSELKPGIHAIPLCDHKGEKYNSVRLLMRFEFVEC, encoded by the exons ATGGGGAGCTCTAGTTACAGAGTTTGCGTGTGCTTTACGCGCAAGTTCAAGGTGGCAGAAGTGCAGCCACCGTCCGACGTTAAAGAAGCTTTCAAGGAGTATGCAGAAGGAGGGACCCACATGAACGCCGAGCAACTCCGGCGCTTCTTGGTGGAGGTCCAGGGCGAGACTGAGGCCACTTTGGCCCATGCGGAGGCAGCCTTGCAGCAGATCCTCCAGAAGAGGCACCACATTACTAAGTTCACTCGCCACGCTCTCACTTCTGATGATTTCTTTCACTTCCTCTTCAGCGTTGACCTTAACCCGCCAATTCGCTACAAG GTTCACCATGATATGACTGCTCCTCTGTCCCATTATTTTATATTCACTGGGCATAATTCTTACTTGACTGGAAACCAACTGACCAGCGATTGCAGCGACGTCCCAATTATTAAGGCATTGGAAAAAGGCGTGCGGGTAATAGAACTTGATATATGGCCGAATTCTTCAAAGGATGATGTGCACGTTCTCCATGGAAG GACGGTTACGACGCCTGTGGAACTCATAAGATGTTTAAAGTCAATAAAAGAGCATGCATTCTCAGCTTCTCCATACCCTGTTGTAATAACACTTGAAGATCACCTTCCAGCTAACCTTCAAGCCAAAGTTGCTCAG ATGCTTACTGAAACATTTGGAGAAATACTCTTCTGTCCTGAATCAGaatccttaaaagaatttcctTCACCAGAAGATTTGAAATATCGTGTTATTATTTCAACTAAACCTCCAAAAGAGTACCTTGAAGCTAAAAGGCTTGCTGacaaacaaaattcacaaaaagaaAGGGATTCTGATGACGATGGATGGGGAAAAGAGCCTTCAAGCACTGAAGCTGCAGCTGACGAAGAAGATGATGACAAG ATTGACAATGGTGGGAGTGATCGTAACCAGGACGATGAAGATGATGACGACTCTGATGACAAACCACACCAAGCACCAGTTTACAAGAGTCTAATTGCTATTCATGCTGGCAAACCCAAAGGTGGATTAGTGGAGGCACTGAGGGTAGAACCAGATAAAGTGAGACGGTTGAGTTTGAGTGAACAGGCTCTTGAAAAGGCTGCCGAATCTCATGGAATGGATGTTGTGAG GTTCACCCAGAAAAATATTCTTAGGGTTTACCCTAAAGGTATGCGAGTTACCTCCTCCAATTACAAACCACTTCTTAGCTGGATGCACGGAGCTCAGATGGTTGCATTTAACATGCAG GGCTATGGTCGATCACTTTGGTTGATGCAAGGGATGTTCAAAGCGAATGGAGGGTGTGGCTACGTTAAAAAGCCCGATTTCTTGATGAAAATTGGTCCAAATGGTCAGGTGTTTTATCCTAAAGAAAAGCAGCCTGTGAAGACAACTTTGAAG GTTAAGGTCTACATGGGAGATGGATGGCATCTGGATTTTAAGCAAACTCACTTTGATATGTATTCTCCACCTGATTTCTATACTAGG GTTGGCATAGCTGGAGTGCCAGCTGATGTTGTCAtgaagaaaaccaagaaaaagGAGGATAACTGGACACcaatttgggaagaagaattTACCTTCCCATTGACTGTTCCCGAGCTAGCTCTGTTGCGAATTGAAGTGCACGAGTATGACATGTCTGAGAAGGATGATTTTGCCGGCCAAACATGTCTACCTGTCTCTGAATTAAAGCCTGGGATACATGCAATTCCTCTATGTGATCACAAAGGAGAGAAGTACAACTCTGTGAGGCTTTTGATGCGCTTTGAGTTTGTAGAAtgttga
- the LOC113765217 gene encoding uncharacterized protein LOC113765217, with protein MRLITRVLQSANIQLSQVFRSFSTFSRFPGTRNENNFNSFESLDDFERRIFSDITGDEGDSRSFFQKLDRIEKAYDRSGLSPGNRSGNFDHLDESFNTLSDGMDEKLGEAAKYFDVDSDELESEDYSFRPDVDHQLGMTYDIKDLDLRKPGVQKPFKWDEFETTTAEVLQKADFRNVRFLANFITEGGLIIKRSQTRISAKAQRKVARAIKTARAFGLMPFTTMGTKQFVFGKTMENRDEDYEFQTYNPHSFVDMKGSEDPVEA; from the exons ATGAGACTGATAACGAGGGTTTTGCAGTCTGCAAACATTCAACTGTCTCAAGTATTCAGAAGTTTCTCTACTTTTAGTCGGTTTCCTG GTACTCGTAATGAGAACAACTTTAACTCTTTTGAATCTCTTGATGATTTTGAGCGTCGGATTTTTAGCGATATTACTGGAGATGAGGGAGATTCTagatcattttttcaaaaattagatAGGATTGAGAAGGCTTATGACAGATCGGGACTGAGCCCTGGAAACAGATCTGGAAATTTTGACCATCTGGATGAAAGTTTTAACACACTGTCAGATGGGATGGATGAGAAGTTGGGGGAAGCTGCTAAATATTTCGACGTTGATTCTGATGAATTGGAGAGCGAAGATTATTCCTTCAGACCAGATGTGGACCATCAGTTGGGAATGACATACGATATTAAA GATCTTGATCTCAGAAAACCAGGTGTGCAAAAGCCTTTCAAGTGGGATGAGTTTGAAACTACAACAGCAGAAGTTCTGCAAAAAGCAGATTTCAGG AATGTGAGATTTCTTGCCAACTTTATCACTGAGGGTGGACTCATCATCAAGAGGAGCCAG aCTCGAATTAGTGCCAAGGCCCAGAGAAAGGTTGCTAGAGCAATCAAGACTGCTCGAGCTTTTGGTTTAATGCCTTTCACCACGATGGGGACCAAACAATTTGTATTTGGAAAAACGATGGAGAACCGTGATGAAGACTATGAATTCCAGACTTACAATCCTCACAGTTTTGTTGACATGAAAGGCTCTGAAGATCCTGTAGAAGCCTGa
- the LOC113782496 gene encoding putative serine/threonine-protein kinase-like protein CCR3: protein MNSPAFPSTTITLLIIIILTTCCQHGVTSLGSGSTIAVSYTSGSTNTVCGIIASKLTQRIQCYKNCQTISIQPEISYESISGGLGYFCGLQSGGLSIICWDTMSFRAKRIYYSKDNRLKGLSVGNYQVCALQFTTGAALCWRFPSSEEGTKFRAITSGEGFSCGILKNAGRVHCWGRSEIGAEIEIQFKSLPMLNLIAGESHACGVTKAGTLICKGSNIGGQLNVPSHYAFEFSSLALGANHSCGIRKKNGLVVCWGGGSRKLEFSSNVVDEVSFDNIVAALDFTCGLTTKDLSIICWGPGWSRNLTAGDVVLLEPVLPGPCMQMSCSVCGVYPNSGSLCAGSGSICKVCEVELPIPVNLPPLMPSTPGSQVPELASSPSRTKNSLFLAFGVVGCIGAFAGICTIAYCFCAGLCGNEHKNVYKPVVLQPTSARSNLEDYLAASNASILPPSGSSSIKRNNSWVLRSQRNGTSSRQTERTENFTLSELAAITSNFAQENKIGGGSFGRVYKGKLADGREVAIKRAECSSKTKKFQEKESSFLSEIALLSCLNHKHLVGLVGFCQENDERLLVYEYMRNGSLHDHLHGQRNRDSSMLNSWRMRIRIALDAARGIEYLHTYSIPPIIHRDIKSSNIHLDGNWTARVSDFGLSLMWPESEDEPMYMKAVGTVGYIDPECYVLNILTVKSDVYGFGVVLLELLTGKKAVFTNEGAGPMGVVEYARPWIVAGELEKILDKRVGLPEMNEIEAVEVVACTALHCISLQGKDRPTVSDVVAKLERALALCDDSSAIVIASPA, encoded by the coding sequence ATGAATTCCCCAGCTTTTCCCTCCACCACCATCACCCTCCTCATCATAATCATTCTTACCACCTGTTGTCAACATGGAGTTACCAGCCTTGGTTCAGGCTCCACCATTGCAGTCAGCTACACGTCTGGCTCCACAAACACAGTCTGCGGCATCATTGCCAGTAAGCTTACACAGAGAATCCAATGCTACAAGAATTGCCAAACCATTTCAATCCAACCAGAAATTTCCTACGAATCCATATCTGGAGGTCTGGGCTATTTCTGTGGCCTACAGTCCGGCGGGTTGAGCATCATATGCTGGGACACAATGAGCTTTCGAGCCAAAAGAATTTACTATAGCAAGGATAACCGTTTAAAGGGCTTATCTGTCGGAAACTATCAGGTCTGTGCACTTCAGTTCACCACAGGTGCGGCCTTATGCTGGCGGTTTCCATCATCCGAGGAGGGAACGAAATTCCGGGCAATAACTTCAGGTGAAGGATTCTCTTGTGGAATATTAAAGAACGCTGGTAGAGTCCACTGTTGGGGTCGTAGTGAAATTGGAGCAGAGATTGAAATACAGTTTAAAAGCTTGCCAATGCTCAACTTAATTGCAGGTGAGTCTCATGCATGTGGAGTGACTAAAGCTGGAACTTTGATTTGCAAAGGTAGTAACATTGGTGGACAACTCAATGTTCCTTCTCATTATGCTTTCGAATTTTCGAGTCTGGCTTTGGGAGCGAATCATAGCTGTGGAATTCGTAAGAAGAATGGTTTGGTTGTTTGTTGGGGAGGAGGTTCAAGAAAATTGGAGTTTTCCAGTAATGTAGTAGATGAAGTGTCTTTCGATAACATAGTTGCCGCATTGGATTTTACATGTGGATTGACAACCAAGGATTTATCCATTATCTGTTGGGGGCCAGGATGGTCTAGAAACCTTACTGCAGGAGATGTGGTTTTACTGGAACCAGTACTTCCTGGACCTTGTATGCAAATGTCATGTAGTGTTTGTGGGGTGTACCCAAATTCAGGCAGTCTTTGCGCTGGTTCGGGGAGCATATGCAAAGTGTGTGAAGTTGAGCTCCCAATTCCAGTGAATCTACCTCCACTAATGCCATCAACCCCCGGATCACAAGTTCCAGAGCTAGCATCTTCCCCTTCAAGGACTAAGAACAGTCTCTTCTTGGCATTTGGGGTTGTGGGCTGTATCGGGGCTTTTGCCGGCATTTGTACTATTGCCTACTGTTTCTGTGCTGGATTATGTGGGAATGAACATAAGAATGTCTATAAACCCGTGGTTCTGCAACCCACTAGTGCTAGATCAAATCTGGAAGACTATTTAGCTGCTTCCAATGCTTCCATTCTTCCTCCATCAGGATCATCATCCATCAAGCGCAACAATTCTTGGGTTTTAAGGAGTCAGAGGAATGGTACTTCATCAAGGCAGACTGAGAGAACGGAGAACTTTACCCTGTCAGAGCTTGCAGCTATTACCAGTAATTTTGCACAAGAAAACAAGATTGGTGGTGGTAGCTTTGGCAGAGTTTACAAAGGCAAGCTTGCTGATGGTCGTGAAGTGGCTATTAAGAGAGCAGAGTGCAGTTCCAAAACAAAGAAGTTTCAGGAGAAAGAGAGCTCATTTCTCTCCGAAATAGCTTTGTTATCATGCCTCAACCACAAGCATTTAGTTGGACTTGTGGGTTTTTGCCAAGAAAATGATGAGAGACTTTTAGTTTATGAGTACATGAGAAATGGATCACTGCATGATCACCTGCATGGCCAAAGAAACAGGGATAGCAGCATGCtaaattcttggagaatgaggATCAGAATTGCACTAGATGCTGCAAGGGGAATTGAGTATCTGCACACCTATTCCATTCCACCGATAATTCACAGGGACATCAAGTCCTCAAACATACATCTTGATGGAAATTGGACAGCAAGAGTGTCTGATTTCGGGTTATCGTTAATGTGGCCAGAGTCTGAAGACGAGCCCATGTATATGAAAGCGGTTGGTACCGTTGGCTACATTGATCCCGAGTGCTACGTGCTCAATATTCTTACCGTAAAGAGTGATGTATATGGATTTGGGGTGGTGTTATTAGAACTTTTGACAGGGAAAAAAGCAGTATTCACGAATGAAGGCGCTGGCCCTATGGGAGTTGTTGAATATGCAAGGCCATGGATAGTAGCAGGAGAACTGGAAAAGATCCTGGACAAGCGAGTGGGACTGCCAGAAATGAACGAGATTGAGGCGGTTGAGGTTGTGGCTTGCACAGCTTTGCATTGCATAAGCTTACAGGGTAAAGATAGACCAACAGTGAGTGATGTTGTGGCTAAATTGGAGAGGGCACTTGCTCTTTGCGATGACAGTTCAGCTATTGTGATTGCATCTCCAGCTTGA